Proteins encoded together in one Streptomyces umbrinus window:
- a CDS encoding ANTAR domain-containing protein, whose translation MTSDAGSKAEEPGRDLPDRAAPDEDAPRIAELQEEIGQLKEAVTSHAVVDQAIGMMVALGRVTPDDGWAVLREVSQHTNIKLRNVAEMILVWGQKGDLPPDVRATLEDTLDRYGPTSLPEDSPPLR comes from the coding sequence ATGACCTCGGACGCCGGCTCGAAGGCGGAGGAGCCGGGGCGCGACCTGCCCGACCGGGCCGCGCCCGATGAGGACGCACCCCGGATCGCCGAACTGCAGGAGGAGATCGGCCAGTTGAAGGAGGCCGTGACCTCCCATGCCGTCGTGGACCAGGCGATCGGCATGATGGTGGCACTCGGGCGGGTGACGCCCGACGACGGCTGGGCCGTGCTTCGGGAAGTGTCCCAGCACACCAACATCAAACTGCGGAATGTCGCGGAGATGATCCTTGTCTGGGGGCAGAAAGGCGATCTCCCGCCGGATGTCCGAGCCACGCTGGAAGACACGCTCGACCGCTATGGGCCCACATCACTTCCAGAAGATTCTCCGCCACTGCGATGA
- a CDS encoding Nramp family divalent metal transporter, whose translation MPETTARTASAAVPTEPDPYALRAEDVREAPTTFTGRLRHLGPGFVLSAAVVGSGELIVTTSLGARAGFVLLWLVVISTGVKVWVQMELARWTILNGRTALEGYREVGPRIGPVSWINWLWIGMDFAKMFQRGGIIGGTAAACSVMWPITGEALSYRSLAVWTVVVTALAVTLLRTGKYNVVEQLCVASVVVFTVATVALALGLPLTEFGYGTGELGEGFSFLIPAGTAGVALAMFGITGVGADEMTTYTYWCIEKGYARWTGPDDGTEERARRAEGWLKVMRLDVAAGWLVCTLCTLSFYVIGAAVLHPQNLVPEGNSMITTLSRIYTDTMGPWAEYLFLIGAFTVLFSTLVGSTASVPRLWTNTLGLLGVIDWHDVRVRRRTIQILTWCLPSVWASFFLFVQSPVLMVQIGGIGGGVFLLAVVIAAWRLRSTGVEKRFRGSPWLTVALAVSSAAIVFLGVYGVLDVFGISLTGS comes from the coding sequence ATGCCTGAAACGACTGCCCGGACGGCATCCGCCGCCGTCCCGACCGAGCCCGACCCGTACGCCCTGCGCGCCGAGGACGTCCGCGAGGCGCCGACCACCTTCACCGGGCGGCTGCGCCATCTCGGCCCCGGTTTCGTCCTGTCGGCCGCCGTGGTCGGCTCGGGCGAGCTCATCGTGACCACCTCGCTCGGCGCGCGCGCCGGGTTCGTGCTGCTGTGGCTGGTCGTCATCAGCACCGGGGTGAAGGTGTGGGTGCAGATGGAGCTGGCCCGCTGGACGATCCTCAACGGCCGTACCGCGCTTGAGGGTTACCGCGAGGTCGGCCCGCGGATCGGTCCCGTGAGCTGGATCAACTGGCTCTGGATCGGGATGGACTTCGCCAAGATGTTCCAGCGGGGCGGCATCATCGGCGGCACGGCGGCCGCCTGCTCCGTGATGTGGCCGATCACCGGCGAGGCACTGAGCTACCGATCGCTCGCGGTGTGGACGGTCGTCGTCACCGCCCTCGCCGTGACGCTGCTCAGGACGGGCAAGTACAACGTCGTGGAGCAGTTGTGCGTGGCGTCCGTGGTTGTCTTCACCGTAGCCACGGTGGCGCTGGCGCTCGGGCTTCCGCTCACCGAATTCGGTTACGGGACGGGCGAGTTGGGCGAGGGCTTCAGCTTCCTCATACCCGCGGGCACGGCCGGGGTGGCGCTGGCCATGTTCGGGATCACCGGCGTCGGCGCCGACGAGATGACGACGTACACCTACTGGTGCATCGAGAAGGGCTACGCCCGCTGGACGGGTCCGGACGACGGGACCGAGGAGCGTGCGCGGCGGGCCGAGGGGTGGCTGAAGGTGATGCGTCTTGACGTCGCCGCCGGCTGGCTGGTCTGCACGCTGTGCACGCTCTCGTTCTACGTCATCGGGGCGGCCGTGCTGCATCCGCAGAACCTGGTGCCCGAGGGCAACTCGATGATCACCACGCTGTCCCGCATCTACACCGACACGATGGGTCCCTGGGCCGAGTATCTCTTCCTGATCGGTGCGTTCACCGTGCTCTTCTCGACGCTCGTCGGATCGACGGCCAGCGTGCCACGGCTGTGGACCAACACGCTCGGCCTTCTCGGCGTGATCGACTGGCACGACGTCCGCGTACGGCGGCGCACGATCCAGATCCTGACCTGGTGCCTGCCGTCGGTGTGGGCGTCGTTCTTCCTGTTCGTGCAGTCGCCGGTACTGATGGTGCAGATCGGTGGCATCGGCGGCGGTGTCTTCCTGCTCGCCGTGGTGATCGCGGCGTGGCGGCTGCGGTCCACCGGCGTCGAGAAGCGCTTCCGGGGCAGCCCATGGCTGACCGTGGCGCTCGCCGTCAGCAGCGCGGCGATCGTGTTCCTCGGTGTCTACGGCGTCCTGGACGTCTTCGGCATCAGCCTCACGGGATCCTGA
- a CDS encoding IS110 family transposase, which yields MSKRRAQLWAGVDAGKGHHWAAVVDETGATLWSKKIDNDESAILAALGEILDLADEVHWAVDISGTSSALLLALLAAHGQRAVYVPGRTVNRMSGAYRGEAKTDARDAYVIAETARHRNDFTAIDVPAQLAADLALLTAHRSDLVADRVRMINRLRDVLTGVFPALERAFDYSSHKGALVLLTGYQTPAAIRRRGRARLTAWLANRSVRSADEVAATALEAAQAQQTALPGEDVAAQIVADLAGQILALDDRLKRIDKQIRDTFRGHPQAEIIESLPGMGPILGAEFVVSAGDLSAYADAGHLASAAGLVPVPRDSGRRTGNLHRPKRYSRRLRRVFYMSAQTSIIREGPNRDFYLKKRGEGCKHVQAVIALARRRASVLWALLRDGRVFTSAPPVTQAA from the coding sequence GTGAGCAAGCGGAGGGCCCAGCTCTGGGCCGGTGTCGACGCGGGCAAGGGCCACCACTGGGCGGCTGTGGTCGATGAGACCGGCGCCACGTTGTGGTCGAAGAAGATCGACAACGACGAGTCGGCGATCCTGGCCGCGCTCGGCGAGATCCTCGATCTGGCGGACGAGGTTCACTGGGCGGTGGACATCTCCGGCACGTCCTCGGCTCTGCTGTTGGCCCTGCTCGCGGCCCACGGCCAGCGGGCCGTCTACGTGCCTGGCCGCACGGTCAACCGCATGTCGGGTGCCTACCGGGGTGAGGCGAAGACCGACGCCCGCGACGCCTACGTCATCGCCGAGACCGCCCGCCACCGCAACGACTTCACCGCCATCGACGTGCCCGCCCAGCTGGCCGCCGACCTCGCGCTGCTGACCGCCCACCGCTCCGACCTGGTGGCCGACCGCGTGCGGATGATCAACCGCCTGCGCGATGTGCTGACCGGCGTCTTCCCCGCGCTGGAGCGGGCCTTCGACTACAGCTCGCACAAAGGCGCGCTGGTCCTGCTGACGGGTTACCAGACCCCGGCCGCCATCCGCCGCCGCGGCCGGGCGAGGCTGACAGCCTGGCTGGCCAACCGCAGCGTGCGCAGCGCCGACGAGGTCGCCGCGACCGCACTGGAGGCGGCACAAGCCCAGCAGACCGCGCTGCCCGGCGAGGACGTCGCCGCGCAGATCGTGGCCGACCTGGCCGGGCAGATCCTGGCCCTGGACGACCGGCTCAAGCGGATCGACAAGCAGATCCGCGACACGTTCCGCGGTCACCCGCAGGCGGAGATCATCGAATCCCTGCCCGGGATGGGCCCGATACTCGGGGCCGAGTTCGTCGTGTCCGCCGGCGACTTGTCGGCCTACGCCGACGCCGGCCACCTGGCGTCGGCGGCCGGGCTGGTGCCCGTCCCGCGTGACTCCGGCCGGCGCACCGGCAACCTTCACCGGCCCAAACGCTACAGCCGCCGCCTGCGACGGGTGTTCTACATGTCCGCGCAGACCAGCATCATCCGCGAGGGACCGAACCGGGACTTCTACCTCAAGAAGCGGGGCGAGGGCTGCAAACACGTCCAGGCCGTCATCGCCCTGGCCCGCCGACGAGCGAGTGTGTTGTGGGCTCTGCTGCGTGACGGACGGGTGTTCACCTCCGCTCCGCCGGTCACGCAGGCGGCTTGA
- a CDS encoding phosphoglycerate dehydrogenase, whose amino-acid sequence MTTTLITTPTFSRHSPEPWRILEQAGAGPVRPYDNTALPGSELRERIGAADALVVGMDAVTADVIDSAGRLKVIAKHGVGVDTIDVAAARARGIPVVCAPGSNSRAVAEFTFGLILDANRRITASHQRVAHGEWPKLFGPELAGKTLAVVGFGRIGRLLTNYALAFGMTVLAHDPYVDDAGIRALDATPASLDDCLARADIVSLHLPATSGAGPLLDRRRLAAMKPGALLVNAARGGLVDEEALAALLVEGHLGGAALDAFTHEPLGDSPLRTAPNVLLTSHMAACSHEANRTMGAMIAEDVVRVLAGRQPLRPAH is encoded by the coding sequence ATGACGACGACGCTCATCACCACGCCCACCTTCTCCCGCCACTCCCCCGAGCCCTGGCGGATCCTGGAACAGGCGGGCGCGGGCCCGGTGCGCCCGTACGACAACACCGCGCTGCCGGGCAGTGAGTTGCGTGAGCGGATCGGCGCGGCCGACGCATTGGTGGTCGGCATGGACGCCGTCACCGCCGACGTCATCGACTCGGCCGGCCGGCTCAAGGTCATCGCGAAGCACGGTGTCGGCGTCGACACCATCGACGTGGCCGCCGCGCGGGCCCGTGGCATCCCCGTGGTGTGCGCGCCCGGCAGCAACTCACGGGCTGTCGCCGAGTTCACCTTCGGGCTCATCCTGGACGCCAACCGCCGCATCACCGCCTCCCACCAGCGGGTGGCGCACGGCGAGTGGCCCAAGCTGTTCGGGCCCGAACTCGCCGGAAAGACCCTGGCCGTGGTGGGCTTCGGCCGCATCGGACGCCTGCTCACGAACTACGCCCTCGCCTTCGGCATGACCGTCCTCGCGCACGATCCGTACGTCGACGACGCCGGCATCCGCGCTCTCGACGCCACGCCGGCCTCCCTGGACGACTGCCTGGCCCGTGCCGACATCGTCAGCCTGCATCTGCCCGCGACGTCCGGCGCGGGCCCGCTCCTGGACCGCCGCCGGCTCGCCGCCATGAAGCCGGGCGCGTTGCTCGTGAACGCCGCCCGGGGCGGGCTCGTCGACGAGGAGGCACTCGCGGCGCTCCTCGTCGAGGGCCACCTGGGCGGAGCCGCACTCGACGCCTTCACACACGAGCCGCTCGGCGACAGCCCGCTGCGCACCGCCCCGAACGTCCTGCTCACCTCGCACATGGCGGCGTGCAGCCACGAGGCCAACCGCACCATGGGCGCGATGATCGCCGAAGACGTCGTACGGGTCCTCGCGGGCCGGCAACCCCTGCGCCCGGCCCACTGA
- a CDS encoding CsbD family protein translates to MGKSKGKAKQMKGKMKETAGRAMGDMPMANEGRGEQMTGRAQELAAKASERVKKSER, encoded by the coding sequence ATGGGTAAGTCAAAGGGCAAGGCCAAGCAGATGAAGGGCAAGATGAAGGAGACCGCCGGCCGGGCGATGGGCGACATGCCCATGGCGAACGAGGGCCGGGGCGAGCAGATGACGGGCCGGGCCCAGGAGCTCGCCGCGAAGGCCTCCGAGCGCGTCAAGAAGTCCGAGCGGTAG
- the ligD gene encoding non-homologous end-joining DNA ligase: MTDLLGSLPDHHRRLLRDAPPGVELASRPMLATLSDRRDFPGEWLFERKLDGVRVLAVRENGRTLLLSRAGNRLDDTYPEIVEALAAQSCTDFTVDGEIVAFSRSRTDFSRLQQRMGLTRRRDIEASGVAVTYYMFDVLRLEGADLTRLPLRARKSLLRRTLTYRAPLRMTTHRNEGGAELLADACARGWEGLIAKRAKSLYQPRRSPDWLKLKCSRAQEFVIGGFTEGGGTRAGFGALLLGHYEADRLRYAGKVGTGFDRRTLLGLRGVLDELRVPASPFSDRVREAGARWVEPRLVAQVAFTEWTRDGMLRHPRFLGVRDDKRARDIVRERPTA, from the coding sequence ATGACCGACCTCCTGGGCTCGTTGCCCGACCACCACAGACGGCTGCTCCGTGACGCGCCCCCCGGTGTCGAGCTGGCCTCCCGGCCGATGCTCGCCACGCTGAGCGACCGGCGCGACTTCCCCGGCGAGTGGCTCTTCGAACGGAAGCTGGACGGGGTCCGGGTCCTGGCGGTCCGGGAGAACGGGCGGACGCTGCTCCTCTCCCGCGCCGGCAACCGCCTCGACGACACCTACCCGGAGATCGTCGAGGCGCTCGCCGCACAGTCGTGCACGGACTTCACCGTCGACGGCGAGATCGTCGCCTTCTCCCGCAGCCGCACCGACTTCTCCCGCCTCCAGCAGCGCATGGGGCTCACCCGGCGCCGGGACATCGAGGCGAGCGGCGTCGCCGTGACGTACTACATGTTCGATGTGCTCCGTCTGGAGGGCGCGGACCTGACACGGCTGCCGTTGCGTGCGCGCAAGTCGCTGCTCCGACGGACCCTGACCTACCGTGCTCCGCTGCGCATGACGACGCATCGCAACGAGGGCGGGGCCGAGCTGCTGGCCGACGCGTGTGCCCGGGGCTGGGAGGGGCTCATCGCGAAACGGGCGAAGAGCCTTTACCAGCCCCGCCGTTCACCGGACTGGCTCAAGCTGAAGTGTTCCCGGGCGCAGGAGTTCGTGATCGGCGGCTTCACCGAAGGGGGTGGCACCCGGGCCGGTTTCGGCGCGCTGCTGCTCGGCCACTACGAAGCGGACCGGCTGCGGTACGCGGGCAAGGTGGGCACGGGCTTCGACCGTCGTACGCTCCTCGGGCTGCGCGGAGTCCTCGACGAACTCCGCGTCCCCGCATCGCCGTTCAGCGACCGGGTGCGTGAGGCGGGCGCCCGCTGGGTGGAGCCGAGGCTGGTCGCGCAGGTCGCGTTCACGGAGTGGACCCGGGACGGCATGCTGCGGCATCCGCGGTTCCTGGGGGTGCGCGACGACAAGAGGGCACGGGACATCGTGCGCGAGCGGCCCACCGCCTGA
- a CDS encoding HpcH/HpaI aldolase family protein, protein MSTPFPGTPAAFAAALRAREPLVGYWSVLDSPVSTERIARLGYDYVALDAQHGLLEYAGVLASLTAIDTKGSTAVGLVRVEANDPMPIGKALDAGAAGVIVPLVDNARDAADAVAAVRYPPLGRRSYGPMRSSLRIGPNPADAHAQTVVLAMIETAQGLANVDEICATDGLDGVYIGPSDLRIALGGATSTDPAIADEFEAALVRVREAAAAAGIAVGVHNADGASAAKRLAEGFTYVTVACDLVHLEQAAGQHLTAARASGLVR, encoded by the coding sequence ATGTCCACCCCCTTCCCCGGTACCCCCGCCGCGTTCGCGGCCGCCTTGCGTGCCCGTGAGCCGCTGGTCGGCTACTGGTCCGTCCTCGACTCGCCGGTCTCGACCGAGCGCATCGCCCGTCTCGGCTACGACTATGTGGCGCTGGACGCCCAGCACGGGCTGTTGGAGTACGCGGGCGTGCTGGCCTCGCTGACCGCGATCGACACCAAGGGGTCGACCGCCGTCGGTCTGGTCCGGGTCGAGGCCAATGACCCGATGCCGATCGGCAAAGCGCTGGACGCGGGCGCGGCCGGTGTCATCGTCCCGCTCGTCGACAACGCGCGGGACGCCGCCGACGCGGTGGCCGCCGTACGCTATCCGCCTCTCGGCAGGCGCTCGTACGGGCCCATGCGTTCGAGCCTGCGCATCGGCCCCAACCCCGCCGACGCCCACGCGCAGACCGTGGTCCTCGCGATGATCGAAACCGCCCAGGGCCTCGCCAACGTGGACGAGATCTGCGCGACCGACGGGCTCGACGGGGTCTACATCGGCCCCTCCGACCTGCGCATCGCGCTCGGTGGTGCCACCTCGACCGACCCCGCGATCGCGGACGAGTTCGAGGCCGCGCTGGTCAGGGTGCGGGAGGCCGCCGCGGCCGCCGGAATCGCCGTCGGCGTCCACAACGCGGACGGCGCGAGCGCCGCCAAGCGGCTCGCCGAGGGCTTCACGTATGTCACCGTCGCCTGCGATCTCGTCCATCTGGAGCAGGCCGCGGGTCAGCACCTCACCGCCGCGCGTGCCTCGGGGCTGGTCCGATGA
- a CDS encoding sialidase family protein, whose protein sequence is MTSQPTLAPDGVVHPHPTEPGCAEAQLSAPAVQNHAANLTVLPGGGLGCVWFAGTQEGVADISVWFSRLDPDGDVWSTPVQLSHDEARSEQNPVLSIDPSGDWWLLHTAQRAGHQDTAEVRLRVSRDEGVTWGPSRTLFDGGVFVRQPVTVLPTGRRLLPVFRCVAAPGEAWSGDRDTSSVMISDDTGTSWREVPVPGSTGLVHMNIRPLPDGSLLALFRSRRADAVHRSVSYDDGESWTEPRPLDVPNNNSSIQYAPLADGRLALVHNHSSAADAVARRVSLYDEIGEEGLTETGGHEPGDGTARDHEPPPAASTGAAFWGAPRAPLTLSISSDGGVTWPVRRDLETGDGHCLTNNSRDGLNRELSYPSVVQTPDGTLHIAFTRHRRTIKYLRLSPTWADRELPV, encoded by the coding sequence ATGACGTCGCAGCCGACGCTCGCCCCCGACGGCGTCGTACACCCGCATCCCACCGAACCCGGCTGCGCGGAGGCGCAGTTGTCGGCGCCGGCCGTGCAGAACCACGCCGCCAATCTCACCGTGCTGCCGGGCGGCGGGCTGGGCTGTGTCTGGTTCGCGGGCACGCAGGAAGGTGTCGCGGACATCTCGGTGTGGTTCTCACGGCTCGACCCCGATGGTGACGTCTGGTCGACACCGGTACAGCTGTCCCACGACGAAGCCCGGTCCGAGCAGAACCCGGTGCTGTCCATCGACCCGTCCGGCGACTGGTGGCTGCTGCACACGGCCCAGCGGGCCGGACACCAGGACACCGCCGAGGTGCGGCTGCGCGTCAGCCGCGACGAGGGTGTGACGTGGGGCCCGTCCCGGACGCTCTTCGACGGCGGTGTCTTCGTCCGGCAGCCGGTGACCGTGCTGCCCACGGGCCGCCGGCTGCTTCCCGTCTTCCGCTGCGTGGCCGCGCCGGGCGAGGCGTGGTCCGGCGACCGGGACACCAGCTCGGTGATGATCAGCGACGACACCGGGACGAGCTGGCGCGAAGTTCCGGTGCCGGGCTCGACCGGACTCGTACACATGAACATCCGCCCGCTGCCTGACGGTTCACTCCTCGCCCTGTTCCGCAGCCGCCGGGCGGACGCCGTGCACCGGAGCGTGTCGTACGACGACGGGGAGAGTTGGACCGAGCCGCGTCCGCTGGACGTGCCGAACAACAACTCCTCGATCCAGTACGCGCCGTTGGCCGACGGTCGCCTCGCCCTCGTGCACAACCACAGCAGCGCCGCGGACGCCGTCGCACGCCGCGTCTCCCTGTACGACGAGATAGGCGAGGAGGGATTGACGGAGACCGGGGGCCATGAACCCGGTGACGGGACGGCCCGCGACCACGAACCCCCTCCAGCCGCCTCGACGGGAGCCGCCTTCTGGGGCGCCCCCCGTGCCCCGCTCACCCTCTCCATCTCCTCGGACGGCGGGGTGACCTGGCCCGTACGCCGTGACCTGGAGACCGGGGACGGCCACTGCCTCACCAACAACTCCCGCGACGGGCTCAACCGCGAGCTCTCCTACCCGTCCGTCGTCCAGACCCCGGACGGCACGCTGCACATCGCGTTCACCCGGCACCGCCGCACGATCAAGTACCTCCGCCTGAGCCCCACCTGGGCGGACCGGGAGCTCCCCGTATGA
- a CDS encoding DUF1963 domain-containing protein: MTSMDPFRDEARSRGLPEDEVERWLDTARRSAMLNLAGETPPDDPPAGRLGGLPPMPDDEPVPDLPFLASVDLAAVPPGATDLPLPEDGTLLFFADTEDPWSDDDWHRLVHVPVGTPVSERASSCEWLPEVRPARDLHLTITPSLPNRGSDTEEFPHGSELGSVWWKTCGEMTTDGPVQLGGCPWVWNADPLTDHDHGPGDWVLLAEVGGEGVTEGDLGVVHWVIRRDDLADRQFDRARAHFDMVG, from the coding sequence GTGGTTTACCCGAGGACGAGGTCGAGCGGTGGCTCGACACCGCCCGTCGCAGCGCGATGCTGAACCTCGCCGGTGAGACACCGCCCGACGACCCGCCGGCCGGACGGCTCGGCGGGTTGCCGCCGATGCCCGATGACGAGCCCGTTCCGGACCTGCCGTTCCTCGCCTCGGTCGACCTCGCGGCCGTCCCGCCGGGTGCGACGGACCTCCCGCTGCCCGAGGACGGCACGTTGCTCTTCTTCGCGGACACGGAGGACCCGTGGAGCGACGACGACTGGCACCGGCTCGTCCACGTCCCGGTCGGCACGCCCGTCTCCGAACGCGCTTCGAGCTGCGAGTGGCTGCCGGAGGTCCGCCCGGCCCGGGATCTGCATCTGACGATCACGCCCTCGCTGCCCAACCGCGGTTCGGACACCGAGGAGTTTCCGCACGGCAGCGAGCTGGGCTCCGTGTGGTGGAAGACCTGCGGCGAGATGACTACGGACGGACCTGTGCAGTTGGGCGGCTGCCCCTGGGTCTGGAACGCGGATCCCCTCACGGACCACGACCACGGACCGGGTGACTGGGTGCTGCTCGCGGAGGTCGGGGGCGAGGGCGTGACCGAGGGCGACCTGGGCGTCGTTCACTGGGTGATTCGCCGGGACGACCTGGCCGACCGCCAATTCGACCGGGCCCGGGCCCACTTCGACATGGTCGGCTGA
- a CDS encoding DUF6479 family protein, whose product MRHARTGGGRDPVSVGGAGYSPGMDNDTTQLALSGAVVGGVVPFLVGVVIVGALIWAVWWGRRIRAQEPGPPRPEEQPRLPDSGPVGEVRERRDPAEMPRGNHRLTAHRLPGHGNSPTRRAAKQKPPAWNENDRGGFDSEGPGRT is encoded by the coding sequence ATGCGACACGCGCGTACGGGCGGCGGCCGGGACCCTGTTTCGGTCGGCGGCGCCGGGTACTCGCCGGGGATGGACAACGACACGACACAACTGGCCCTCTCCGGCGCGGTGGTGGGCGGAGTGGTGCCGTTCCTGGTGGGCGTCGTCATCGTCGGCGCCCTGATCTGGGCCGTGTGGTGGGGCCGTCGGATCCGTGCCCAGGAGCCCGGCCCGCCCCGCCCCGAGGAACAGCCCCGGCTGCCCGATTCGGGCCCCGTGGGCGAGGTCCGCGAACGGCGCGACCCCGCCGAGATGCCCCGCGGCAACCATCGGCTGACCGCGCACCGGCTCCCGGGCCATGGAAACAGCCCGACCCGCCGCGCGGCGAAGCAGAAGCCCCCGGCCTGGAACGAGAACGACCGCGGAGGCTTCGACAGCGAAGGCCCCGGCCGAACCTGA
- a CDS encoding DNA gyrase subunit B, protein MSGENTGYDAADIEVLEGREAVRKRPGMWVGSTGERGPHHMVFEVVGRAVNQVLVGGSGSGSGSGFVDVTLTPDGGVRVADDGPAGPFEAAGDARGPDLEALLTSFHAGPELSGRQITDVGQFRAGLFVVNALSSRLTAEARGEEARRVHEYARGVEVAPPAAMEPATGSGTTITFWPDSEIFETTQCSFAVLAERFRQVAFLNRGLGISLTDERPAGGARAVSFRFPEGVRDFVAALDAETGSGVQPDVIGFEHEDPRMAGTMEVALLWTGSRKERILGFANSRATREGGTHVDGFRDGVAAAVIAYARERGLPTRDLDPRDDRICRSLTAVVSVKLDHPEFLGATRGLLGNSEVRDCVGDAVREHLGIWFEEEPERAAEFVARILRGIHED, encoded by the coding sequence GTGAGTGGGGAAAACACGGGGTACGACGCTGCCGACATCGAGGTGCTGGAGGGGCGGGAAGCCGTTCGGAAGCGGCCCGGGATGTGGGTCGGCTCGACCGGTGAACGCGGTCCGCATCACATGGTGTTCGAGGTCGTCGGCCGGGCGGTGAACCAGGTCCTGGTCGGCGGCAGCGGCAGCGGCAGTGGGAGCGGCTTCGTCGATGTCACTCTCACGCCCGACGGCGGCGTGCGGGTCGCCGACGACGGGCCGGCGGGTCCCTTCGAGGCCGCCGGGGACGCACGCGGCCCGGACCTCGAAGCGCTGCTGACCAGCTTCCACGCCGGGCCAGAGCTCAGTGGCCGGCAGATCACGGACGTGGGTCAGTTCCGGGCGGGGCTCTTCGTCGTCAACGCCCTGTCGAGCCGGCTGACGGCCGAGGCGCGGGGCGAGGAGGCCCGCCGGGTCCATGAGTACGCGCGCGGCGTCGAGGTCGCCCCGCCAGCCGCCATGGAGCCGGCGACCGGCAGCGGGACGACCATCACCTTCTGGCCCGACAGTGAGATCTTCGAGACGACGCAGTGTTCGTTCGCCGTGCTGGCGGAGCGTTTCCGGCAGGTGGCCTTCCTCAACCGGGGCCTGGGGATCTCGCTGACCGACGAACGCCCGGCGGGCGGGGCCCGGGCGGTGTCGTTCCGGTTCCCGGAGGGAGTTCGGGACTTCGTGGCCGCCCTTGACGCGGAGACGGGGTCGGGCGTCCAGCCGGACGTCATCGGCTTCGAGCACGAGGACCCGCGGATGGCGGGGACGATGGAAGTGGCCCTGCTGTGGACCGGCTCCCGCAAGGAACGGATACTCGGCTTCGCCAACAGCCGGGCCACTCGCGAGGGCGGCACGCACGTGGACGGCTTCCGCGACGGAGTGGCGGCCGCGGTCATCGCGTACGCACGGGAGCGAGGGTTGCCGACAAGGGACCTTGACCCCCGCGACGACCGGATCTGCAGGAGCCTCACGGCAGTTGTGTCGGTGAAACTCGACCATCCCGAATTCCTCGGCGCCACACGCGGGCTGCTGGGCAACAGCGAGGTGCGGGACTGTGTGGGGGACGCTGTCCGGGAACACCTCGGAATCTGGTTCGAGGAGGAGCCGGAGCGGGCCGCGGAGTTCGTCGCCCGAATCCTCCGGGGCATCCACGAGGACTGA
- a CDS encoding aldo/keto reductase produces the protein MTTGITLPNIPVPLSRLVLGTMTFGDTVDAAGAAAMLDAALDAGITGVDTANGYAGGESERILAGLLPGRRDRMVLATKAGIPHPDQGEHAPLSAAGLRAALEGSLKRLGTDSVDLFYLHQPDRATPLVETLATVAEFAAEGKIRALGVSNYAAWQIAELVRIAQDVGAPRPVVAQQLHNLLARRIEEEYVEYASVSGLRTMVYNPLGGGLLTGRHRFEQAPESGRFGDSRVAAMYRERYWDERLFSAVDRLAAVAEAAGMPLTDLALRWLLSRDSTDALLLGGSKTSHLLANIAAAQAGPLPADVMAACDEVGVGLRGPMPAYNR, from the coding sequence GTGACCACCGGCATCACCCTGCCGAACATCCCTGTCCCGCTCTCCCGGCTCGTCCTCGGCACCATGACGTTCGGCGACACCGTGGACGCCGCCGGAGCGGCGGCCATGCTCGATGCCGCGCTCGACGCCGGCATCACCGGCGTCGACACGGCCAACGGCTACGCGGGCGGCGAGAGCGAGCGCATCCTCGCCGGGCTCCTGCCGGGCCGGCGCGACCGGATGGTCCTGGCGACCAAGGCCGGGATCCCGCATCCCGACCAGGGCGAGCACGCCCCGCTCTCCGCCGCCGGGCTACGGGCCGCCCTGGAGGGCAGTCTCAAGCGGCTCGGCACCGACTCGGTCGACCTCTTCTATCTCCACCAGCCCGACCGCGCGACACCGCTCGTCGAAACCCTCGCCACCGTCGCCGAGTTCGCCGCCGAGGGCAAGATCCGCGCCCTCGGCGTCTCCAACTACGCGGCCTGGCAGATCGCCGAACTCGTGCGCATCGCCCAGGACGTGGGCGCGCCGCGTCCCGTCGTCGCCCAGCAGCTGCACAATCTGCTCGCACGCCGCATCGAGGAGGAGTACGTCGAGTACGCCTCCGTCAGCGGCCTGCGCACGATGGTCTACAACCCGCTCGGCGGGGGCCTGCTCACCGGTCGACACCGCTTCGAACAGGCCCCGGAATCAGGGAGGTTCGGGGACTCCCGGGTCGCCGCGATGTACCGGGAGCGCTACTGGGACGAGCGTCTTTTCTCCGCTGTCGACCGGCTCGCCGCCGTCGCGGAAGCCGCGGGTATGCCGCTCACCGACCTCGCGCTGCGCTGGCTCCTGAGCCGCGACTCCACCGACGCGTTGCTGCTCGGCGGGTCGAAGACGTCGCACCTGCTCGCCAATATCGCCGCCGCGCAGGCCGGTCCGTTGCCGGCCGATGTGATGGCGGCCTGTGACGAGGTCGGGGTGGGGTTGCGTGGGCCGATGCCTGCGTACAACCGGTGA